DNA sequence from the Deltaproteobacteria bacterium genome:
GTTCGGGTCAACATGAGTCCTCCATGGGTTGAAGGCCGCAAAATCGGGTATTTGCCGGTTTCGGTCAAGATGTCGGTCCCGGGCCGGTTGGATGCGGGCGGTGGCGGTGTCTCGGCCGCGCGGACTGGCGATGGCGCATGGGCCGCGCCAATGTGGATGAGTTGTTGAATTTTTTTGCATGGGCAGGCATGCTGCCCGCCATAAAGCCAAAGGAGGAGCTATGCGCTGGAAACAGTTTTTCACCCCGGTTCAGTCCATGAAGGCCGACGAGGCGCGGGAATATCTAGCTGACAAAACCTTGCAGGAAGTGACCATTCTCGACGTGCGCCAGCCCGGTGAATACGAGGAAGGACACATCCCCGGCGCCAAGCTGGTGCCCATGCCCGTGCTGACCGACAGGCTGGACGAGATCGACCCGTCCAAGCCGGTATTGGTTTATTGCGCCATTGGCGGTCGCAGCCGGGTGGCGGCCCAGACCCTGGCTGGCAAGGGCCATGATCAGGTCATCAACCTCGCGGGCGGCTTTAAGGCCTGGACGGGTCAGGCCGCGTTCGGGGGCGAGGAGCAGGGCGTGGATCTTTTTTCCGAACTGACCAGCGTCGAGCAGATTCTGGCCATGGCCTATTCCCTGGAGGACGGGCTGCGGGATTTTTATCTGAAGATGCTGGACCGGGTTTCGGACGAGAAGGTCAAGAGCCTGTTCAAGCTCCTGGTCGACATCGAAATCAAGCACAAGGACCGCCTCTTCGAGGAATACACCCGCCTGACCGGCAAGGACGATCGGGGTGCCTTCGAGTGTCTTTTCGTCTCCAGGGCCATGGAAGGCGGCCTGACCACCGAGGAGTATCTGGACCGGTTCAAGCCCGATCTGGACAGCCCGGTCGAGGTCATTTCCCTGGCCATGTCCATCGAGGCCCAGGCCCTGGATTTGTACACACGCGCCGGTGCCGGGGCCCGGAACACGGAAAACCGGGCCATCTTCGAGCAGATCGCGGCCGAGGAAAAGTCCCACTTGGCCAAGCTCGGGCAACTATTGGATGAAATCACGGCCTAGATTTGTCCTTTTGGCCCATGCGCGTCGAAATTTGCGCACCGAGTACCAAAATTGCGCACGCCTTGGCGCCCACGGACGTGGCAGCGGCCGGACCCGCCTCGGCAGGGCTTGGTTCAGCCCGCGTGATTGTCAACGGTAGCGCGGCATGACCCTTGCTTTTCCGGATGTAACCGCCAGGGATGAGCCTGGCGATACGTGAATACAAGGGAGAATGCCATGAAGCGTCTGTTTTATCTGATGTGGCTTGCGGGAATGGCTGGTTTGGTCGCTTACGGCTTCAGTGATTCAATCATGGACCAGGCCGCTTTCGCGGTCGAACTGATGGAACACGTTGTCGCTTCCGTGGCGATCTGAAGGGGTTGGGCCCCAGGGTCTTGCAATCCGGCGGCACGGGACCACTCCCGGACCGCCGGATTTTTTTTTCAAACAGCGGATTGGGGTGTGGGCGCTGGTTTTGTGCTGGCGTCGCGTCTGGCTTCCAGCCATGCCGTGGCCAGTCCCAA
Encoded proteins:
- a CDS encoding sulfurtransferase translates to MRWKQFFTPVQSMKADEAREYLADKTLQEVTILDVRQPGEYEEGHIPGAKLVPMPVLTDRLDEIDPSKPVLVYCAIGGRSRVAAQTLAGKGHDQVINLAGGFKAWTGQAAFGGEEQGVDLFSELTSVEQILAMAYSLEDGLRDFYLKMLDRVSDEKVKSLFKLLVDIEIKHKDRLFEEYTRLTGKDDRGAFECLFVSRAMEGGLTTEEYLDRFKPDLDSPVEVISLAMSIEAQALDLYTRAGAGARNTENRAIFEQIAAEEKSHLAKLGQLLDEITA